A single window of Archangium gephyra DNA harbors:
- a CDS encoding TrkH family potassium uptake protein: MNSPSPRAAPDLLPEPPPPPPPFEEPRRRRPRVDWPRRLSLVSVVALVAFEFTVRGREAPWREAVAVFLAGAVVATFAGELLRDGWAFRLRLWRHRWPDVLFALPAVLSLGAGGPRGAATLLSLRLLARELIDLVAWRPARPFLQALLRRPLPLLCLSFLLTIAGGTLALMFPAATRDGQGAPFLVALFTSTSASCVTGLSVVDPGSYFSAFGHWVILGLIQVGGLGIMTLTTTLALAFRSQLSARTRGAMQEILEEETVQGFQGLLYSMSLITVTLEVLGALALYPSLGLAPDGRVLSTSERAFSALFHSVSAFCNAGFGLYPDNFVRFAGNPGVNLTVMALITLGGLGFPVVTSLLDWELWRERGPRRGWRFLPVHTRVVLLTSAALAVGGALAWLVLEWNHSLAGLPWGERLWASFFQSVSLRTAGFNSVDLTKLGTPMLLLSLVLMFIGGSPGGTAGGVKTTTVAVLAFTFRALLRNRSEVDILGRSVPPATVYRACAVALISFGLLFTLAFLLFAAEPHLPFRDVLFEAVSAFGTVGVTTGVTPQLSSAGRLVVCALMFVGRLGPFTLALAVGLSKARASYSYPSTKIVVG, translated from the coding sequence ATGAACTCCCCGAGCCCCCGGGCCGCACCCGACCTCCTTCCCGAGCCTCCTCCACCCCCGCCCCCCTTCGAGGAGCCCCGCCGCCGCCGGCCCCGGGTGGACTGGCCGCGCCGGCTGAGCCTCGTCTCGGTGGTGGCGCTGGTGGCCTTCGAGTTCACCGTGCGTGGAAGGGAGGCGCCGTGGCGCGAGGCCGTGGCCGTGTTCCTGGCCGGGGCGGTGGTGGCCACCTTCGCCGGAGAGCTGCTGCGCGATGGGTGGGCCTTCCGCCTGCGCCTGTGGCGCCACCGGTGGCCGGATGTGCTCTTCGCCCTGCCGGCGGTGTTGTCGCTCGGCGCGGGGGGGCCCCGGGGAGCGGCGACCCTGCTCTCCCTGCGCCTGCTCGCCCGGGAGCTGATTGACCTGGTGGCCTGGCGCCCGGCCCGTCCCTTCCTCCAGGCCTTGCTGCGCCGCCCGCTGCCGCTGCTGTGCCTGTCCTTCCTGCTCACCATCGCCGGGGGCACGCTGGCGCTGATGTTCCCCGCGGCCACGCGCGATGGGCAGGGCGCGCCCTTCCTGGTGGCCCTCTTCACCTCCACCAGCGCCTCGTGCGTGACGGGACTGTCCGTGGTGGACCCGGGCAGCTACTTCAGCGCCTTCGGCCACTGGGTGATCCTGGGCCTCATCCAGGTGGGGGGCCTCGGCATCATGACGCTCACCACCACGCTGGCCCTGGCCTTCCGCAGCCAGCTGTCGGCGCGCACGCGGGGCGCCATGCAGGAGATTCTCGAGGAGGAGACGGTCCAGGGCTTCCAGGGGCTGCTCTACTCCATGTCCCTCATCACCGTGACGCTGGAGGTGCTGGGCGCGCTGGCCCTCTACCCGTCCCTGGGCCTGGCCCCGGACGGGCGGGTGCTGTCCACCTCCGAGCGGGCCTTCTCCGCGCTGTTCCACTCGGTGAGCGCCTTCTGCAACGCGGGCTTCGGCCTGTACCCGGACAACTTCGTGCGCTTCGCCGGCAACCCCGGCGTCAACCTCACCGTCATGGCGCTCATCACCCTGGGCGGCCTGGGCTTCCCCGTCGTCACCTCGCTGCTGGACTGGGAGCTGTGGCGCGAGCGGGGCCCGCGCCGGGGCTGGCGCTTCCTCCCGGTGCACACGCGCGTGGTGCTGCTCACCAGCGCGGCGCTCGCGGTGGGCGGGGCGCTGGCGTGGCTCGTGCTGGAGTGGAACCACTCGCTGGCGGGGCTCCCGTGGGGAGAGCGGCTGTGGGCGAGCTTCTTCCAGAGCGTCTCGCTGCGCACCGCGGGCTTCAACTCGGTGGACCTGACGAAGCTGGGCACACCCATGCTGCTGCTGAGCCTGGTGCTGATGTTCATCGGCGGCTCGCCGGGTGGCACCGCGGGCGGCGTGAAGACGACGACGGTGGCGGTGCTCGCGTTCACCTTCCGGGCTCTGCTGCGCAACCGCTCCGAGGTGGACATCCTGGGGCGCAGCGTGCCGCCGGCCACGGTGTACCGGGCGTGCGCGGTGGCGCTCATCTCCTTCGGGCTGCTCTTCACGCTGGCCTTCCTGCTGTTCGCCGCCGAGCCGCACCTGCCCTTCCGGGACGTGCTCTTCGAGGCGGTGAGCGCGTTCGGCACGGTGGGCGTGACGACGGGGGTGACGCCGCAGCTGTCGAGCGCGGGCCGGCTGGTGGTGTGCGCGCTGATGTTCGTGGGGCGGTTGGGCCCCTTCACCCTGGCGCTCGCGGTGGGCCTGTCCAAGGCACGGGCGAGCTACAGCTACCCCTCGACGAAGATTGTCGTGGGCTGA
- a CDS encoding potassium channel family protein, translating into MRTYVVVGLGQFGEHVARRLTEAGGEVLAVDLSLERVEALKDEVVQAVRADCTSEEAMKALGVGKAETAVIALGEEDFEAAVLGTSVLKGLGVKTVVARSSNRQRGKILALAGATRVVYPEAEMGDQLARLLLHTSMQSSTELPNGYALAELRVPEHAAGKSLQELRLRQTHGLNVVAIQHRGVVNEPIPEAMLSVGDVLLVAGRGERVAALARLWDPGR; encoded by the coding sequence ATGCGCACGTACGTGGTGGTGGGCCTGGGACAGTTCGGCGAGCACGTGGCCCGGCGCCTCACCGAGGCCGGGGGCGAGGTGCTGGCGGTGGACCTCTCGCTGGAGCGGGTGGAGGCCCTCAAGGACGAGGTGGTGCAGGCGGTGAGGGCGGACTGCACCTCGGAGGAGGCGATGAAGGCGCTCGGGGTGGGCAAGGCGGAGACGGCCGTCATCGCGCTGGGCGAGGAGGACTTCGAGGCGGCGGTGCTGGGGACGTCGGTGCTCAAGGGGCTGGGGGTGAAGACGGTGGTGGCGCGCTCGTCCAACCGGCAGCGGGGGAAGATTCTGGCGCTCGCGGGGGCCACGCGGGTGGTGTACCCGGAGGCGGAGATGGGGGATCAGCTGGCGCGCCTGCTGCTGCACACGAGCATGCAGTCGAGCACGGAGCTGCCCAACGGCTACGCGCTGGCCGAGCTGCGGGTGCCCGAGCACGCGGCGGGCAAGAGCCTGCAGGAGTTGAGGCTGAGGCAGACGCACGGGCTCAACGTGGTGGCCATCCAGCACCGGGGCGTGGTGAACGAGCCGATTCCCGAGGCCATGCTCAGCGTGGGAGATGTGCTGCTGGTGGCCGGCCGGGGCGAGCGCGTGGCCGCGCTCGCGCGGCTGTGGGACCCGGGGCGGTAG
- a CDS encoding sigma-70 family RNA polymerase sigma factor, with amino-acid sequence MSVSRWGLMTWVLVLAAALPAQAEPRFALLIGANTGWAQDAPLRHAVHDAQRLADTLTQLGGFSPEDIIVLGDPSTQQVHWALDRLEARAAASPEQGLFLFYYSGHADPTHLHLSGEPLRLEVLYRRLQALPTALEVGILDACHSGAILPKGGRPSASFQLKVHEAPALRGLVFLTSSGADELSQEARALSGSIFSHHLVSGLRGAADENGDGLVSLDETYRHAYTRTLLATAASPLGPQRPRVRIDLRGQGQLVLTRMESAAATLVFPPGGNGCFVTDGAEQQLLAEAPASAGRETRLGLRPGEYVLKCAASGRYDVARFSVAAGQRLHVPTLAFRQVPLSQVVMAKGEEAGLKLGSLKRRGFLLLAQGQAEPALQLFEQALTEDRRDQEAFLGKARALLAMAEEEHAKGRLQAAERLRSAAVLAYPRIQEELDLRGSSDMRWLRRNAASPAQEGEPPGVEALYRRFGPAVHRRALSLTRDTEEALDITQDTFLAFVKDPALLRGEAGAFTVLYQICTFKSVDRLRRRARWSGRLGELRVQEEDEPAVRELEGTGAHGGGLEQVEAAQDLALLTHGEEPRTLTAALLYFVEGYSMEEVGEVLSLTRKTVGRLLADFAERARKRSARLELGRTG; translated from the coding sequence GTGTCCGTTTCACGATGGGGACTGATGACCTGGGTGCTGGTGCTGGCCGCCGCGCTGCCCGCGCAGGCCGAGCCACGCTTCGCGCTGCTGATTGGTGCCAACACGGGCTGGGCGCAGGATGCGCCGCTGCGCCACGCCGTGCACGATGCCCAGCGGCTGGCGGACACCCTGACGCAGCTCGGGGGCTTCTCGCCCGAGGACATCATCGTCCTGGGAGATCCCTCCACCCAGCAGGTGCACTGGGCCCTGGACAGGCTGGAGGCGCGCGCCGCGGCCAGCCCGGAGCAGGGCCTCTTCCTCTTCTATTACTCGGGCCACGCGGATCCCACGCACCTGCACCTGAGCGGCGAGCCACTGCGTCTGGAAGTGCTGTACCGCCGCCTCCAGGCCCTCCCCACGGCGCTGGAGGTGGGCATCCTCGACGCCTGCCACAGTGGCGCCATCCTTCCCAAGGGGGGCCGGCCCTCCGCGTCCTTCCAGTTGAAGGTGCACGAGGCGCCCGCGCTGCGCGGACTCGTCTTCCTCACCTCCTCCGGGGCGGATGAGTTGTCGCAAGAGGCCCGGGCCCTGTCCGGCTCCATCTTCTCGCACCACCTGGTGAGCGGCCTGCGTGGCGCCGCGGACGAGAACGGTGATGGCCTGGTGAGTCTGGACGAGACGTACCGCCATGCCTACACACGCACGCTGCTGGCCACGGCCGCCAGCCCCCTGGGCCCACAGCGGCCCCGGGTACGCATCGACCTGCGGGGCCAGGGCCAGCTCGTCCTCACCCGGATGGAGTCGGCCGCCGCCACCCTGGTGTTCCCTCCCGGCGGCAACGGCTGCTTCGTCACCGATGGCGCCGAGCAGCAGCTGCTGGCCGAGGCCCCCGCCTCCGCCGGGCGCGAGACGCGGCTGGGGCTGCGGCCCGGCGAGTACGTGCTCAAATGCGCCGCGAGCGGGCGCTACGACGTGGCCCGCTTCTCGGTGGCGGCCGGGCAGCGGCTGCACGTGCCCACGCTGGCCTTCCGCCAGGTACCGCTCTCCCAGGTGGTGATGGCCAAGGGCGAGGAGGCGGGGCTGAAGCTCGGCTCGCTCAAGCGCCGGGGCTTCCTGCTGCTGGCGCAGGGGCAGGCCGAGCCGGCGCTCCAGTTGTTCGAGCAGGCGCTGACGGAGGATCGGCGGGATCAGGAGGCCTTCCTGGGCAAGGCGAGGGCCCTGCTGGCGATGGCCGAGGAGGAGCACGCGAAGGGGCGCCTCCAGGCCGCGGAGCGGCTGCGCTCGGCGGCGGTGCTGGCCTACCCTCGCATCCAGGAGGAGCTGGACCTCCGGGGGAGCAGTGACATGCGGTGGTTGAGACGGAACGCGGCGAGCCCGGCGCAAGAGGGGGAGCCTCCGGGCGTGGAGGCCCTGTACCGCCGCTTCGGCCCGGCCGTGCACCGCCGGGCGCTGTCGCTCACCCGCGACACCGAGGAGGCCCTGGACATCACCCAGGACACCTTCCTGGCCTTCGTGAAGGACCCGGCCCTGCTGCGGGGCGAGGCGGGCGCCTTCACGGTGCTCTACCAGATCTGCACCTTCAAGTCGGTGGACCGGCTGAGGCGGCGGGCGCGCTGGTCGGGGCGGCTGGGGGAGTTGAGGGTGCAGGAAGAGGACGAGCCCGCGGTGCGCGAGCTGGAGGGGACGGGTGCGCACGGGGGCGGGCTGGAGCAGGTGGAGGCGGCGCAGGACCTGGCGCTGCTGACGCATGGGGAGGAGCCCCGGACGCTCACCGCCGCGCTCCTCTATTTCGTGGAGGGCTACAGCATGGAGGAGGTGGGGGAGGTGCTGAGCCTGACGCGCAAGACGGTGGGCCGGTTGTTGGCGGACTTCGCGGAGCGGGCCCGCAAGCGCAGCGCCCGGCTCGAGCTCGGGAGGACGGGATGA
- a CDS encoding DUF4384 domain-containing protein → MSQQGRRLQDAVLDMYLTGSLDPEARGRVESVLEGSEADRARLAELRADSEAFLVRHPPAAFVARLEPAPRGSTRRWGLLLGPALAACVAAVLVALPPRPEEAPPAYVAKGGLVLGVYRLREGTGVPVEPGETLAAGDALRFEVKAGANGYVAVLSRDGAGRVTVYHPYGGAAAVAYTPQQPVLPGSIELDGTPGAEELYALFSPEPFALAPAVEALSSGTPLESALPGAVRISRARFDKRP, encoded by the coding sequence ATGAGCCAGCAAGGCAGACGTCTCCAGGACGCGGTCCTGGACATGTATCTCACCGGTTCATTGGATCCGGAGGCCCGGGGCCGGGTGGAGTCGGTGCTGGAGGGCTCGGAAGCGGACCGGGCGCGGCTGGCGGAGCTGCGCGCGGACTCGGAGGCCTTCCTGGTGCGGCACCCGCCCGCGGCCTTCGTGGCGCGCCTGGAGCCGGCGCCGCGTGGAAGCACGCGCCGGTGGGGGCTGCTGCTCGGCCCGGCGCTGGCGGCGTGCGTGGCGGCCGTGCTGGTGGCCCTGCCACCGCGGCCCGAGGAGGCGCCGCCCGCGTACGTGGCCAAGGGAGGTCTGGTGCTGGGGGTGTACCGGCTGCGCGAGGGCACCGGCGTGCCGGTGGAGCCCGGGGAGACACTGGCCGCGGGAGACGCCTTGCGCTTCGAGGTGAAGGCCGGCGCGAACGGGTACGTGGCGGTGCTGAGCCGGGACGGCGCGGGACGCGTGACGGTGTACCACCCGTATGGAGGAGCAGCGGCGGTGGCCTACACGCCCCAGCAGCCCGTGCTGCCGGGGAGCATCGAGCTGGACGGGACGCCGGGCGCCGAGGAGCTGTACGCCCTCTTCTCCCCGGAGCCCTTCGCGCTCGCCCCGGCGGTGGAGGCGCTCTCGTCCGGGACGCCGCTGGAGTCCGCCCTGCCCGGAGCGGTGCGAATCTCCCGGGCGCGTTTCGACAAGCGGCCCTGA
- a CDS encoding Sir2 family NAD-dependent protein deacetylase encodes MRLPQPQLLQALARRVLGHPQLRQRIAIGQLRARLHASSRDGCPQCGSVVRPEVVLFEELLPPEKVAVMEREFAQGFDLVFSIGTSSLFPYITAPVVEAVERQRPTVEINPGQTQLSRVVDVHLQVGAVAACEALWAARGRWKRG; translated from the coding sequence GTGCGTCTGCCTCAGCCTCAACTCCTGCAGGCTCTTGCCCGCCGCGTGCTCGGGCACCCGCAGCTCCGCCAGCGCATAGCCATTGGGCAGCTCCGTGCTCGACTGCATGCTTCGTCGAGGGATGGCTGTCCGCAGTGCGGCTCGGTGGTGCGTCCCGAGGTGGTGCTTTTCGAGGAGTTGCTGCCGCCGGAGAAGGTGGCGGTGATGGAGCGGGAGTTCGCCCAGGGATTCGATCTGGTGTTCTCGATCGGGACGTCGAGCCTGTTCCCATACATCACCGCGCCGGTGGTGGAGGCGGTGGAGCGCCAGCGGCCCACGGTGGAGATCAACCCGGGGCAGACGCAGCTGTCGCGCGTGGTGGACGTGCACCTTCAGGTGGGAGCGGTGGCCGCGTGCGAGGCCTTGTGGGCCGCACGCGGCCGGTGGAAGCGCGGGTGA
- a CDS encoding cation:proton antiporter regulatory subunit — protein sequence MQSSTELPNGYALAELRVPEHAAGKSLQELRLRQTHGLNVVAIQHRGVVNEPIPEAMLCAGEVLLVAGRGERVAALARLWDPER from the coding sequence ATGCAGTCGAGCACGGAGCTGCCCAATGGCTATGCGCTGGCGGAGCTGCGGGTGCCCGAGCACGCGGCGGGCAAGAGCCTGCAGGAGTTGAGGCTGAGGCAGACGCACGGGCTCAACGTGGTGGCCATCCAGCACCGCGGCGTGGTGAACGAGCCCATTCCCGAGGCCATGCTCTGCGCGGGGGAGGTGCTGCTGGTGGCCGGCCGGGGCGAGCGGGTGGCCGCGCTCGCACGGCTGTGGGACCCGGAGCGGTAG
- a CDS encoding DUF4150 domain-containing protein, with product MGSVFANGRSILHKGDGNTHVSAPPDVCKVPTPGGPVPTPFVNTAQDSMLAKGSKKTEIEGNPVVLSSSELSTSSGDEPGTAGGLISSKFKGKLTWSGSSTDVKIEGKGVVRFLDPTLHNGNTFNTSFVSKGGTGLAYGDDAKCRRIIDKKPCDKPVEKHRVHETQEVQGHVDMVFLELAKLLKEQKPLIEEYKKLREERKAVDEDQKRVAEAVYQSEGRAGKLAEKKLLQAQVKGAQDRQPLQERITQLENEINAIEKAADRKNEENKEVYNELTRKMDEINGKLDPIHVLHMDRKEKTYVKGYMVGACICNCVRQPKMLAACSGKPTHGFKNAVNATRLFTLVDTIDMDDSLKEGLEEVKKKKKRDGWECAAPKLLQAGGAGHKIKAMSERWYSPVQTDYTVTIDKVTRMDGDELISEKAEKFSHGESVPSCDACQALTPEISCKQSEACPS from the coding sequence ATGGGAAGCGTCTTCGCCAATGGCCGCTCGATTCTCCACAAGGGGGATGGGAATACACACGTCTCGGCGCCGCCCGATGTCTGCAAGGTCCCGACTCCCGGAGGCCCGGTGCCCACGCCCTTCGTGAACACGGCTCAGGACTCGATGCTCGCCAAGGGCAGCAAGAAGACGGAGATCGAAGGCAATCCCGTGGTGCTGTCGAGCTCCGAGCTCAGCACCAGCTCCGGTGACGAGCCGGGGACGGCGGGAGGCCTCATCTCCTCCAAGTTCAAGGGAAAGCTCACCTGGAGCGGTTCCAGCACGGACGTGAAGATCGAGGGCAAGGGCGTGGTGCGGTTTCTCGATCCCACCCTGCACAACGGCAACACCTTCAATACCAGCTTCGTCTCCAAAGGGGGAACGGGGCTGGCCTATGGCGATGACGCGAAGTGCCGGAGGATCATCGACAAAAAACCTTGCGACAAACCGGTGGAAAAGCACCGGGTTCACGAGACCCAGGAGGTTCAGGGGCACGTGGACATGGTCTTCCTGGAACTCGCGAAGCTGCTCAAGGAACAGAAACCTCTCATCGAGGAGTATAAAAAGCTGAGAGAGGAACGAAAGGCTGTGGACGAGGACCAGAAGCGGGTGGCCGAAGCTGTGTACCAGTCCGAGGGGCGGGCCGGTAAGTTGGCGGAAAAGAAATTACTGCAGGCGCAGGTGAAGGGAGCACAGGACAGGCAGCCACTTCAAGAGAGAATCACCCAGCTCGAAAACGAGATTAATGCCATAGAGAAAGCAGCAGATAGGAAAAATGAAGAAAACAAGGAGGTGTACAACGAGTTGACGCGGAAGATGGACGAGATCAACGGGAAGCTCGATCCAATACATGTGCTGCATATGGACAGAAAGGAGAAGACATACGTCAAGGGTTACATGGTTGGCGCCTGTATCTGCAATTGCGTCCGGCAGCCGAAGATGCTCGCAGCGTGCTCGGGTAAGCCCACGCACGGATTCAAGAATGCGGTGAACGCCACCAGGCTGTTCACCCTGGTCGATACGATCGACATGGACGATTCACTGAAGGAGGGGCTTGAAGAAGTGAAGAAGAAGAAAAAGCGGGATGGTTGGGAGTGCGCGGCTCCCAAACTCCTTCAGGCGGGTGGTGCTGGGCATAAGATCAAGGCCATGTCGGAGCGCTGGTACTCACCGGTGCAGACGGACTACACGGTCACGATAGATAAGGTCACGCGCATGGATGGGGATGAGCTCATCAGTGAGAAGGCGGAGAAGTTCAGCCATGGAGAGTCGGTCCCTTCTTGCGATGCCTGCCAGGCGCTCACCCCCGAAATAAGCTGTAAACAGAGCGAGGCGTGCCCCTCATGA
- a CDS encoding 3-oxoacyl-ACP synthase — translation MSGEVLVGLGLCTPIGTSARMTLASRRAGIVRFAETEVLDGSGEPVRASRLSLLEPSLSRTERMMALGRDALAGVRQALAQARLKRVPLYLGLPEAGLGAEVEREALVAALLAESGGMLTLVGVYAGGRAGFFEALAAARVDLRSGRAGPLALVGAVDSLCDGASLRALSAAQLHLGPRNLDGRIPGEAAGFVVVSRPGATETRGLEVLGVVEGVALGVEPRPFAQREPSLADGLTEVFRTLRLDAMAGARRVDAVLACQPGEEFWPTEFSRAYLRNAALMPEPLRVVTAGECLGDAGAGAGPVMLGAALYRRGHRASGAWRTLVYGCSDGGKVGACVVEFMSGK, via the coding sequence ATGAGCGGGGAGGTTCTCGTCGGCCTTGGCCTCTGCACGCCCATCGGGACCTCGGCGCGGATGACGCTCGCCTCCAGGCGGGCGGGTATCGTCCGCTTCGCGGAGACGGAGGTGCTCGACGGTTCCGGTGAGCCGGTACGGGCGTCGAGGCTCTCGCTCCTGGAGCCCTCGCTGTCGCGGACGGAGAGGATGATGGCTCTGGGGCGAGATGCACTCGCGGGAGTGCGGCAGGCGCTCGCGCAGGCCCGGCTGAAGCGGGTGCCGCTCTACCTCGGGTTGCCGGAAGCGGGACTGGGGGCGGAGGTGGAGCGGGAGGCACTGGTCGCGGCGTTGTTGGCGGAGTCCGGGGGGATGCTCACGCTCGTGGGCGTGTACGCGGGAGGACGGGCCGGGTTCTTCGAGGCGCTCGCCGCGGCACGGGTGGACCTGCGCTCGGGCCGGGCGGGGCCGCTGGCATTGGTGGGAGCCGTGGATTCGCTGTGCGACGGAGCCTCTCTGCGCGCGCTGTCGGCCGCGCAGCTGCATCTGGGCCCGCGGAATCTGGATGGGCGTATCCCTGGAGAAGCGGCGGGGTTCGTCGTCGTCTCCCGCCCAGGAGCGACGGAGACGCGGGGCCTCGAGGTGCTGGGTGTGGTGGAGGGAGTGGCGCTCGGGGTGGAGCCCCGGCCCTTCGCGCAGCGGGAGCCGAGCCTGGCGGATGGGCTGACGGAGGTCTTCCGGACCCTGCGCCTGGATGCGATGGCGGGGGCGCGGCGGGTGGACGCCGTGTTGGCGTGCCAGCCGGGGGAGGAGTTCTGGCCCACGGAGTTCTCGCGCGCGTACTTGCGCAACGCCGCGCTGATGCCAGAGCCGCTCCGGGTAGTCACGGCGGGGGAGTGCCTGGGGGATGCGGGAGCGGGAGCGGGCCCGGTGATGCTGGGCGCGGCATTGTACCGCAGGGGGCATCGGGCGAGCGGAGCGTGGCGCACGCTGGTCTACGGGTGTTCGGACGGAGGGAAGGTCGGGGCCTGCGTGGTAGAATTCATGTCAGGGAAATGA
- a CDS encoding DUF2169 family type VI secretion system accessory protein, translating into MPVLGNLTPFAAADFLSLTREGEECLVLVVAGSFAMPRPGRPSTETLPLCDEQLAPHETDVYWGEPGTSSLRYETQAVYTRPMTDVLLHGHAWAPRGRRVGVTQVSVRVGPLQKRAVVSGTRVWQRGVVRVVPSDPLPFESLPLRYEHGFGGTAGTQYETRNPVGVGFYESERKALDNPLPSIEEPQAMIRSWSDRPEPCGFGPVARNWQPRLGFAGTYDAAWVERRAPLWPADFDERFFQVAPAGLRATPHLRGGEPVVLEGVSPDGPIAFPLPTYRVVARCHFARRVERRLMTLDTVYLEPDDRRLVLIWRATFPAHRELATHVKSSVRLLEPWEDAP; encoded by the coding sequence ATGCCCGTTCTCGGCAATCTCACCCCGTTCGCGGCCGCTGATTTCCTCTCATTGACGCGGGAGGGCGAGGAATGCCTCGTGCTCGTCGTGGCGGGGAGTTTTGCCATGCCGCGGCCGGGACGTCCCTCGACGGAGACGCTCCCCCTTTGCGACGAGCAACTCGCGCCGCATGAGACCGATGTGTACTGGGGTGAGCCGGGCACCTCGAGCCTCCGCTACGAAACGCAGGCCGTGTACACACGGCCCATGACGGACGTGCTGCTTCACGGTCATGCCTGGGCTCCTCGGGGCCGGCGGGTGGGCGTGACGCAGGTCTCGGTGAGGGTGGGGCCTTTGCAGAAGCGCGCGGTTGTGTCGGGTACGCGCGTATGGCAGCGGGGAGTCGTCAGGGTTGTTCCCTCGGATCCCCTCCCTTTCGAGTCCCTGCCGCTCCGGTACGAGCACGGTTTCGGCGGCACCGCGGGCACTCAATACGAAACACGCAACCCCGTGGGCGTGGGGTTCTACGAGAGCGAGCGGAAGGCCCTGGACAACCCCTTGCCGTCCATCGAAGAGCCACAGGCGATGATCCGGTCCTGGTCGGATCGGCCGGAGCCCTGCGGTTTCGGGCCCGTGGCGCGCAACTGGCAGCCACGTCTCGGGTTCGCGGGGACATACGATGCAGCGTGGGTGGAGCGGCGTGCCCCGCTCTGGCCGGCCGACTTCGACGAACGGTTCTTTCAGGTCGCGCCTGCCGGGTTGAGGGCTACTCCTCATCTGCGCGGGGGCGAGCCCGTCGTGCTGGAGGGTGTTTCGCCCGACGGGCCCATCGCATTCCCGCTTCCCACCTATCGGGTGGTTGCCCGATGCCACTTCGCGCGGCGCGTGGAGCGGCGGCTCATGACGCTCGATACCGTCTACCTCGAGCCAGACGACCGGCGTCTCGTGCTCATCTGGCGCGCGACCTTCCCTGCTCATCGGGAGCTCGCCACGCACGTGAAGAGTTCGGTGCGGCTGCTCGAGCCCTGGGAGGATGCACCATGA
- a CDS encoding SIR2 family NAD-dependent protein deacylase has product MEEALERVIEHLSRARSVLFVTGAGISAESGIPTYRGIGGLYDGKTTEGGVPIEVALSGSMFRRRPELTWKHLHEIERACRGAKFNRAHEVLALMEGCFERCWVLTQNVDGFHKAAGSRNVIDIHGDVHDLRCTRCDFSERVRDYTHLAPCPSCPQCGSVVRPEVVLFEELLPPEKVAVMEREFAQGFDLVFSIGTSSLFPYITAPVVDAVARRRPTVEINPGQTQLSRVVDVQLQMGAVAACEAVWAARERWKRG; this is encoded by the coding sequence ATGGAAGAAGCCCTCGAGCGAGTCATCGAGCACCTGTCCCGGGCGCGGAGTGTGCTGTTCGTCACGGGGGCGGGAATCTCGGCGGAGTCGGGCATCCCCACGTACCGGGGGATTGGCGGGCTGTACGACGGGAAGACGACGGAGGGGGGAGTGCCCATCGAGGTGGCGCTCTCGGGGAGCATGTTCCGGCGCCGGCCCGAGCTGACGTGGAAGCACCTGCACGAGATTGAACGGGCCTGTCGCGGGGCGAAGTTCAACCGGGCCCATGAGGTGCTGGCGCTGATGGAGGGCTGCTTCGAGCGCTGCTGGGTGCTCACGCAGAACGTGGATGGCTTCCACAAGGCAGCGGGCTCGAGGAACGTCATCGACATCCACGGGGACGTCCATGATCTGCGCTGCACGCGGTGTGATTTCTCGGAGCGGGTCAGGGACTACACGCACCTGGCGCCCTGTCCATCGTGTCCCCAGTGCGGCTCGGTGGTGCGCCCCGAGGTGGTGCTCTTCGAGGAGCTGCTGCCGCCGGAGAAGGTGGCGGTGATGGAGCGGGAGTTCGCGCAGGGCTTCGACCTGGTGTTCTCGATTGGGACCTCGAGCCTGTTCCCGTACATCACCGCGCCGGTGGTGGATGCCGTGGCGCGCCGGCGGCCCACGGTGGAGATCAACCCGGGGCAGACGCAGCTGTCGCGCGTGGTGGACGTGCAATTGCAGATGGGCGCGGTGGCCGCGTGCGAGGCGGTGTGGGCCGCACGCGAGCGGTGGAAGCGCGGGTGA